One window of the Triticum dicoccoides isolate Atlit2015 ecotype Zavitan chromosome 3B, WEW_v2.0, whole genome shotgun sequence genome contains the following:
- the LOC119277649 gene encoding E3 ubiquitin-protein ligase BRE1-like 1 isoform X3 — protein sequence MVCSSHFLERSRELRTTGTELSLQLNDAIQELSDLHLKHRRLTEKHHEERCLNARSKAEQKLLKEELASAVAELEESNHKFAVLKAQGDPTHGTPILFPTLGNKSLPEDNVRDKQKELQDLEACHKEFTDLISQRLVEIRRLHEDRIEILNKLSTFQNTLMDFKSISSSKAFQVLKDQLQKSQAELDHCRMLLEKLQVNKDKLIWQEREVNVKVDLSGIPHRVSLNCESSIAVLEQNRQKVVDEKNMLALKLEESSREPGRNQIISEFKALVSSLPGEMGAMQTELSKYKDDASELHSLRAEVHSVSDILARKEHTIDESLCRSAHAGSETRGLRSRVCELRQTNCELKLFVEMYKRDSTDSRDLLESKDGEYCEWAHVHSLKSSLDESRLEQRVKVAIEAEAMSQQRLASGEAEIAELRGKMESARRDIGSLSELLKSKHEEGEAYLSEIESIGQAYEDIQTQNQQLLQQIIERDDHNTKIFMEGVKAKQAQDTLHLEVCNLNRNLRQAKSLMDLYKDKVAQFDDKLKVWSEQIGRLSEDGRRHSVSSGNAQRKLVDVQGEVQQLRKSMDEVQAKVGRNRLEVAGLLVELEKDRFSKRRIEDDLESMSRKASSLRVKTEASSLLEKVHQEVNEYRGILKCGVCRDRQKEVVITKCYHLFCNDCIQKLLRNRQRRCPSCGLSFGANDVKPIYI from the exons AGGAGCTGGCAAGTGCTGTTGCTGAGTTGGAAGAAAGCAACCACAAATTTGCAGTCCTCAAAGCACAGGGAGACCCTACACATGGAACTCCAATCTTATTTCCAACTTTAGGAAATAAAAGCTTGCCTGAGGATAATGTCAGAGACAAACAAAAGGAATTGCAGGATCTAGAGGCATGTCACAAGGAGTTTACG GATCTGATTTCACAACGTTTGGTGGAAATAAGGAGACTTCACGAAGATAGAATTGAAATTTTGAACAAGTTGTCTACCTTCCAG AACACTTTGATGGATTTTAAGAGCATTTCTTCTTCAAAAGCTTTCCAAGTTCTGAAGGATCAACTCCAAAAGTCACAAGCAGAGTTGGACCACTGCCGAATGCTATTAGAGAAATTACAG GTTAATAAGGATAAATTGATATGGCAAGAAAGGGAAGTTAATGTAAAAGTTGATCTGTCTGGAATTCCTCATAGGGTATCTCTGAATTGTGAGTCAAGCATTGCAGTTTTAGAACAGAATCGGCAGAAAGTAGTTGATGAAAAGAATATGCTTGCGCTGAAACTTGAAGAATCTTCGAGAGAACCTG GTCGGAACCAAATCATATCAGAATTTAAAGCGCTGGTGTCATCACTGCCAGGAGAAATGGGTGCTATGCAAACTGAATTATCCAAGTACAAGGATGATGCTTCAGAATTGCATTCTTTGCGAGCCGAAGTTCACTCTGTTTCTGATATTCTGGCTAGAAAG GAGCACACTATCGACGAATCATTATGTAGATCTGCTCACGCTGGATCTGAGACAAGGGGTCTACGATCCAGG GTTTGTGAACTAAGGCAAACGAATTGCGAGTTGAAGCTCTTTGTGGAAATGTATAAACGCGATTCTACTGATTCAAG AGATTTGCTGGAGTCCAAAGATGGAGAATATTGTGAATGGGCTCATGTCCATAGCCTCAAATCTTCTCTTGATGAGAGTAGGCTAGAACAGCGTGTTAAGGTAGCCATTGAAGCTGAAGCAATGTCTCAGCAGAGACTAGCAAGTGGTGAAGCTGAGATTGCTGAATTAAGGGGGAAGATGGAGAGTGCCAGAAG GGATATTGGTAGTTTATCTGAATTATTGAAATCAAAACATGAAGAAGGTGAAGCGTACCTGTCAGAGATTGAG AGTATTGGGCAAGCATATGAAGATATACAAACACAAAATCAACAATTGCTACAGCAAATTATTGAGAGAGATGACCACAACACAAAG ATCTTTATGGAAGGCGTTAAGGCGAAACAGGCACAGGATACTTTGCATTTAGAAGTATGCAACCTGAACAGGAATTTACGGCAGGCAAAGAGCTTGATGGATCTCTACAAAGATAAAGTTGCCCAGTTTGACGACAAG TTAAAAGTTTGGTCAGAGCAGATAGGGAGACTTTCAGAGGATGGACGGCGACATTCTGTATCTTCAGGCAATGCTCAACGAAAGCTGGTGGATGTACAGGGAGAGGTTCAACAATTGAGGAAGTCAATGGATGAAGTACAAGCCAAGGTCGGGAGGAATCGACTAGAAGTTGCTGGGTTGCTTGTAGAACTAGAGAAGGATAG GTTTAGTAAGAGGAGAATTGAGGATGACTTGGAATCGATGTCAAGGAAAGCTAGTTCTCTTCGAGTGAAGACAGAAGCCTCGTCGTTGTTGGAAAAGGTTCATCAGGAGGTCAATGAGTACAGGGGAATATTGAAGTGTGGTGTCTGCCGCGACCGACAGAAAGAG GTCGTGATCACCaagtgctaccatcttttctgcaaTGACTGTATACAGAAGTTACTTCGAAACCGCCAGCGGAGATGTCCTTCCTGTGGATTAAGCTTTGGGGCCAATGATGTGAAGCCGATTTATATATGA